A genomic window from Neoarius graeffei isolate fNeoGra1 chromosome 5, fNeoGra1.pri, whole genome shotgun sequence includes:
- the isg20l2 gene encoding interferon-stimulated 20 kDa exonuclease-like 2, whose product MSTITLNLNFDDPSHNDGQKKARHKQFVIKRGFLERRGFLNKKQNKSKNGSCKKNKLHWNRNDHSQDRAVLPKFTTQQPELSTNPSNSTQAHHGNSVTIKKFMVSSKATPQTGSTSILHNPMKYVALDCEMVGTGPKGRCSELARCSIVSYDGDVIYDKFIKPVNPVTDFRTRWSGVRWQDLRNATPFNKAQGEILKILTGKVVVGHAVQNDFKALHYFHPVHLIRDTSRIPILNQKAGLPEHQAASLKTLTKVLLKKDIQMGNKGHSSVEDAKATMELYKIVAVKWERTLASKTAS is encoded by the exons ATGTCAACAATTACTCTTAACTTAAATTTCGATGACCCAAGCCATAATGACGGCCAAAAAAAAGCTAGACACAAACAATTTGTTATAAAGAGGGGCTTCCTGGAGCGTAGGGGTTTTCTaaacaaaaagcaaaacaaaagtaAAAATGGAAGTTGCAAAAAGAATAAATTGCATTGGAACAGAAATGACCATTCACAAGACAGAGCTGTTTTACCCAAATTTACAACTCAACAGCCCGAACTGTCCACAAATCCCTCCAATTCCACGCAAGCCCACCATGGAAACTCTGTGACCATCAAAAAATTCATGGTGTCTTCAAAGGCAACACCTCAAACAGGATCCACTTCAATACTGCACAACCCAATGAAATATGTAGCCCTTGACTGTGAGATGGTAGGGACCGGGCCCAAAGGTCGTTGTAGTGAGCTGGCCCGCTGCAGCATAGTTTCCTATGATGGGGATGTAATTTATGACAAGTTCATCAAGCCTGTTAATCCAGTCACAGATTTCCGCACTCGCTGGAGTGGAGTGCGTTGGCAAGATCTCCGTAATGCCACACCCTTCAACAAAGCCCAGGGAGAG ATTTTAAAGATCCTCACAGGGAAAGTGGTTGTGGGTCATGCTGTCCAGAATGATTTTAAGGCTTTGCATTATTTCCATCCTGTCCACCTCATACGAGATACTTCACGCATTCCCATACTGAATCAGAAAGCTGGTCTGCCAGAGCACCAAGCTGCCTCTCTGAAGACCCTCACAAAGGTTCTATTAAAGAAGGATATACAG ATGGGAAACAAGGGCCACTCTTCAGTAGAAGATGCAAAAGCCACCATGGAGCTATATAAAATTGTAGCAGTGAAATGGGAGAGGACTTTGGCTTCAAAAACTGCTTCCTAG